CGAAGGCCGAGTCCTGCCCGATCGCGACGCTGATGACGATGTCGCCCCCATGGGCGTTCGCGGAACTATTCGCCTGCAGATGGAACCCGGCCCGCTGGGCCCTGAGGTCCGCGGCCATCTCGTCGGCCAGGTGGTCGAAACCGGCGAAGAAATCGACGTCACGCTGGCCGAGTATCAGGCCGCCAACGCACCGCCGGTCGGCCCACCCATCGCGGCTGATCCCGAGCGATTTGTCTTTATGCAGGTCGACGACATCAACGCGGCTCCTGAAAACCTCGGCCGGCATCTTCGCGGAACCGTGTCCCGTTCGTTTATCAACTGGTACCAGGTCCCGTTGCAGGATCAGGAGCTTCAGGATTTGAACTCCCGCCTCGGCAAACGCTGGGAACTGGCGATGGTCTTCACCTGGATCGCCGGACTGCTCAATATTCTCTGCATCTGGGATGCCTACGAAGGCCCTGCCTACGGCATTCGCCCGCGGCCGCCGGAAGAGAAGCCGACTCCGCCCAAACCGGTTACGTAGGATCTTTCCCAGTCGCTTTCAGAGCGGCTTCGCACGAGGCTTTACAATGAATATCCCCGTTCTGCTTTACATGTTGCCAATGACCGCCGTGATTTCCCTGGTCTACAGCGCCAGCCGGTTTGAAGACACGCAGGCGATTATCGCCAAGTCGATTCGCCTGTTCGCTCAGATCTCAGTCTTCCTCCTCGGCATCCTGCTGCTGCTGTATCTGCTGACCGTCAAGC
The sequence above is drawn from the Rubinisphaera margarita genome and encodes:
- a CDS encoding DUF6677 family protein produces the protein MPAQKPFHPEELDLRTPWLAALLSWLIPGAGQFYQKRYVKAGIFSVCILGTFLYGVALGEGRPVYSSYYENRDGQIFRKRNYGYLSQILLGLPAMPAVIQSRRLESSVMSGSLLDVPLETEFEGRVLPDRDADDDVAPMGVRGTIRLQMEPGPLGPEVRGHLVGQVVETGEEIDVTLAEYQAANAPPVGPPIAADPERFVFMQVDDINAAPENLGRHLRGTVSRSFINWYQVPLQDQELQDLNSRLGKRWELAMVFTWIAGLLNILCIWDAYEGPAYGIRPRPPEEKPTPPKPVT